A DNA window from Arachis duranensis cultivar V14167 chromosome 3, aradu.V14167.gnm2.J7QH, whole genome shotgun sequence contains the following coding sequences:
- the LOC107481539 gene encoding uncharacterized protein LOC107481539: MKMKWEIATVTLLMINMVNIMDNADSSLLPAVYKEVGKTFQEDPAALSTLTFYRSFVQCLCYPFAAYLAKRHNRAHLIALGAFLWAATTFLLAISTTISQVAISRAFNGIGLAIFVPASKSLVADCTNDSNRGMAFGWLSLTGNIGSILGGPFAVILASTSFAGIPGWRIAFHLVALISVIAGVLVHLFANDPHYPKAPHNNNPMSFVSGMKDMLKEVKSVMRIPSFRVIVAQGVSGSISWSALFSFATLWLELIGFSHKTTALLWTMFIIAISVAALFGGKMGDILSQHLPNRGRIIMAQISVGSAAPLAAILLLVLPYDPSTPFLHALALFIMGFFMSWNGPATNNPILAEIIPEKSRSTIYAVDKFFESILASFAAPIVDIMAQRIFGYKPIRKGDSSSIKADRGNAAALAKALYTAIGIPMIISCCIYSILYWTYPRDRDRWRFKTHV, translated from the exons atgaagatgaaatgGGAGATTGCAACGGTGACACTGTTGATGATTAACATGGTTAACATAATGGATAACGCAGACTCGTCTCTACTTCCAGCAGTGTATAAAGAAGTTGGTAAAACTTTTCAAGAAGATCCTGCTGCTCTGAGCACACTCACTTTCTACCGATCATTTGTTCAATGTCTCTGCTACCCATTCGCCGCTTACCTCGCCAAGCGCCACAACCGTGCTCATCTCATCGCTCTTGGTGCTTTTCTTTGGGCTGCCACCACCTTCCTCCTCGCCATCTCCACCACAATTTCACAG GTGGCAATTTCAAGAGCTTTTAATGGGATAGGGCTTGCCATTTTTGTTCCGGCAAGTAAATCTCTGGTTGCTGACTGCACAAACGACAGTAACCGTGGCATGGCTTTTGGGTGGCTTTCATTAACTGGAAACATTGGAAGCATTCTTGGCGGACCCTTCGCTGTAATTCTAGCCTCAACTTCATTTGCTGGCATACCGGGTTGGAGAATAGCTTTCCACCTTGTTGCCCTTATCAGTGTCATAGCAGGTGTATTAGTACACCTCTTTGCTAATGATCCACACTATCCAAAAGCTCCACATAACAATAACCCCATGTCCTTTGTTTCCGGAATGAAAGATATGCTGAAAGAAGTAAAATCAGTTATGAGAATCCCATCTTTTCGGGTAATTGTGGCACAGGGTGTATCTGGGTCAATTTCATGGTCAGCATTGTTCTCATTTGCCACACTTTGGTTAGAACTCATTGGATTTTCACACAAGACAACAGCGTTGCTTTGGACCATGTTCATCATTGCTATTTCAGTAGCAGCTCTGTTTGGGGGTAAAATGGGGGATATTCTATCCCAACACTTACCAAACCGTGGCAGAATAATAATGGCACAGATAAGCGTTGGTTCAGCTGCTCCTCTTGCAGCAATTTTGCTGTTGGTATTGCCTTATGATCCATCCACTCCCTTCTTGCACGCCCTTGCTCTCTTCATCATGGGTTTCTTCATGAGCTGGAATGGTCCAGCAACAAACAA TCCAATACTTGCAGAGATAATCCCAGAGAAGTCTCGTTCAACTATATATGCAGTGGATAAGTTTTTTGAGTCTATATTGGCGTCGTTTGCTGCTCCTATTGTTGACATTATGGCTCAGCGTATTTTTGGATATAAACCAATCAGAAAAGGAGATTCGTCCTCCATTAAAGCGGATAGAGGAAATGCTGCAGCATTGGCAAAAGCACTTTATACTGCAATTGGAATTCCCATGATAATCAGCTGTTGCATCTACTCAATCCTTTATTGGACGTATCCAAGGGACAGAGACCGCTGGAGA TTCAAGACTCATGTATAA
- the LOC127745638 gene encoding uncharacterized protein LOC127745638, with amino-acid sequence MSKVPFVPMKVENADKCTHERRKLPNVTINRDIRGTKLTKPYSGVDSVSNSSSVALPGVTWHGGLLTWIAEVCDRYNVSSTPKFSKFKPCSIPNKNPNPRFTKIFEIKPMSRRRVFTPTSTGSGSVSGSSNSRRVHDRKFNGRCFCGLGVTLLQSGTAMNPGRWFVRCPNWKNSDCNFFAWVDEIEGQWEDLRRPLSERKIKEDVNDAKAEPKMLMMLGRCEVEVSKVRIWLVIMSMVVVCNVVCTLYLILRGF; translated from the exons ATGAGTAAagtaccatttgtacccatgaaagtTGAAAACGCTGACAAATGTACCCACGAGAGAAGAAAACTACCAAATGTAACCATCAATCGTGACATTCGTGGGACGAAACTAACCAAGCCTTATTCCGGCGTTGACTCCGTTAGTAACTCATCCTCCGTGGCACTTCCCGGCGTGACATGGCATGGGGGCCTTCTTACGTGGATTGCTGAGGTGTGTGACCGTTATAATGTATCTTCAACCCCAAAATTTTCCAAATTCAAACCTTGTTCCATCCCCAATAAGAACCCTAACCCTAGATTCACAAAAATCTTCGAAATTAAACCAATGTCGAGGCGAAGAGTGTTTACTCCAACTTCGACTGGCAGTGGTAGTGTGTCTGGAAGCTCAAATTCAAGAAGGGTACACGATAGGAAGTTCAATGGGAGATGTTTCTGTGGGTTGGGGGTGACGCTGTTACAGTCAGGGACGGCGATGAATCCTGGGAGGTGGTTCGTACGTTGTCCCAATTGGAAG AACTCGGACTGCAACTTCTTTGCATGGGTAGACGAAATTGAAGGGCAATGGGAGGATTTGAGGAGACCACTGTCAGAAAGAAAGATTAAGGAAGACGTTAATGATGCGAAGGCTGAACCGAAGATGCTGATGATGTTAGGGAGGTGTGAAGTTGAAGTTAGTAAAGTTAGGATTTGGCttgtgattatgtcaatggtGGTCGTATGTAATGTTGTCTGCACTTTGTATCTGATTCTCAGGGGGTTTTGA
- the LOC107481795 gene encoding uncharacterized serine-rich protein C215.13 codes for MAQLMHLDCKKVLIFSILLFFFVSVCFSACSQHQVQTKEGLSSRIGSRRLLEEQDDDWEEKPLKKKSTTQSQSQSKKNQTKLTKPATTSSKNVKSDSISSTTKNQTKTIKSNSLSTKNNQTKTLKSSSNISAKNQTKTKTIKSENLSSKSSSSSKTASTDTTGLKKLNSTSSTSNKSNKQLNSPTTPSSTSKFKKLNSTSTSKPTSPSTSNKKPLDLAKATNKTTKSTGTKDKNKQTKTTTSQASDSDQTKPIIKKPQKASPPTKKPTKQPPPTTYWMDEDDEDFVSEFRDLPNKFHQTLLPDLERISTTSKLYLTKANSEITKGFKPYVGKKYASTVATALSCAFVLIPLILVSLLCTQIKAYFSLQKIIIFIQVYLSIYFTILCVSSLVTGLEPLKFLYSTSQSTYLCLQVLQTLGYVFYLLMLLMYLVLVFSTECGLGSKFLGLAQMLVGIAIGLHYYVTVFHRVVLRQPPKTNWKVHGIYATCFLLICVLSRADRRKKVYVEDGGGEGKQN; via the coding sequence ATGGCTCAACTCATGCACTTGGACTGCAAAAAGGTACTCATATTCTCAATTCTTTTGTTCTTCTTTGTTTCTGTATGCTTCAGTGCCTGCTCACAACATCAAGTTCAGACCAAAGAAGGGTTATCTAGTAGAATTGGCAGTAGAAGATTGTTGGAGGAGCAAGATGATGATTGGGAAGAGAAGCCCCTGAAAAAGAAAAGCACTACCCAATCCCAATCCCAATCCAAAAAGAACCAGACCAAGCTAACTAAGCCAGCCACTACTTCTTCCAAGAATGTCAAATCTGATAGCATTTCTTCCACCACCAAGAACCAAACCAAAACCATCAAATCCAATTCCCTTTCCACCAAGAACAACCAAACAAAAACACTCAAATCTAGTAGTAACATTTCTGCCAAGAaccaaaccaaaaccaaaaccatcaaaTCCGAAAACCTTTCCTCCAAGAGTTCATCATCTTCTAAAACCGCATCCACCGACACTACTGGCCTCAAGAAGCTCAATTCCACAAGCTCCACCTCCAACAAGAGTAACAAGCAGCTCAACTCCCCTACTACTCCCTCCTCCACTTCCAAGTTCAAGAAGCTCAATTCCACATCAACATCAAAACCTACTTCACCTTCCACTTCAAACAAGAAACCATTGGATCTTGCGAAAGCAACCAACAAAACTACAAAGTCCACCGGCACCAAGGATAAGAACAAGCAAACAAAAACAACCACCAGCCAGGCATCAGATTCAGATCAAACAAAGCCAATAATCAAGAAACCGCAGAAGGCTTCTCCTCCAACGAAGAAACCGACGAAACAACCACCACCGACAACATACTGGATGGACGAAGACGACGAAGACTTCGTCTCAGAGTTCAGAGATCTGCCAAACAAGTTCCACCAGACGCTTCTCCCAGACCTCGAAAGAATCTCCACAACTTCAAAGCTTTACCTCACCAAAGCCAACAGCGAGATCACAAAAGGCTTCAAACCCTACGTCGGCAAAAAATATGCATCCACCGTAGCCACCGCACTCTCGTGCGCTTTCGTATTGATCCCGTTGATCTTGGTCTCTCTCCTCTGCACACAAATCAAAGCATATTTCTCACTCCAGaaaatcatcatcttcatccaaGTTTATCTCTCTATCTACTTCACCATCCTCTGCGTATCGTCCTTAGTTACTGGGCTCGAACCGTTAAAGTTTTTATACTCTACTTCGCAGTCCACGTACCTGTGCCTGCAGGTTCTGCAAACTCTCGGTTACGTTTTCTATCTCTTGATGCTCTTGATGTATCTTGTTCTTGTCTTCTCCACGGAGTGTGGGTTGGGTTCTAAGTTTTTGGGCCTGGCCCAAATGTTAGTGGGCATAGCTATTGGGCTTCATTACTACGTCACGGTGTTTCATAGGGTGGTGTTGAGGCAACCTCCGAAGACAAATTGGAAGGTTCACGGGATTTATGCCACGTGTTTTCTCCTCATTTGTGTGCTTTCTAGAGCTGATAGAAGGAAGAAGGTTTACGTTGAAGATGGTGGAGGAGAAGGCAAGCAGAATTGA